The Pseudomonas moraviensis genome contains the following window.
AAAACGCGCCGATGGCCAGATCGAGGCGATTGTCCTGCACCCCGAGTTGCAACTCATAAGGGCTCATCACCGACAAATGCAAATGCACCGCCGGGTGTTCCTGACTGTAGGCGCCGATAGCCTCGGCGAACGGCAAGGCCTTGTCGCTGACCGTCGAGTCGATCACCCCGAGGTTGAGCGTGCCGCGCAGTTCGCCCTTGAGCGCGGCGGCGTATTGCTCGAAGCCTTCAAGCTCGGCAAGCAGGCGCAGGGTTTCCTGATGGAACAATTCGCCCTTGCTGGTCAGGCTGAACCCGCCGCGCCCACGATGGCACAGCACCAGACCGAGCGCGGCCTCGAGTTGGCTCATGTAGGTGCTGATCGCCGAGGTCGAGAGATTGAGTTCCTGCTGCGCATTGGCGAAACCCTGATGGCGTACGACGCTGGCGAAGATGCGCAAGAGTTTCAGGTCGGGTAAAGCGTTGGCCATCAAAGACTCCACGAAAAGATCTGGAACACCACATCCCTTGTGGCGAGGGAGCTTGCTCCCGCTCGGCTGCGAAGCAGTCGCAAACCCGGTGAATACAGTTCAGCTGATGTACCGAGTCGAATGGTTTCGGGCCGGCTTCGCCGTCCAGCGGGAGCAAGCTCCCTCGCCACAAGTCATATACACATGGCCAACGAGTCTATCCCGCACCTCAGCATTAGTTTAGAAAAATCTGAACTAAGTTTTTGCCCGTAGCGATTCTTCCCCGCCACTGCATTTCGCATCATCGGCCCCACAGCGGCGTGCGACCTGTGCTCAACGGCGCGCCGATATAAATAAAACAACGACGATGAGGCCCTACCCGTGGACAAGATTCTTCACCAACCACTGGGCGGCAACGAAATGCCGCGCTTCGGCGGCATCGCCACCATGCTCCGACTTCCCCATGTACCGACCGCTGCCGGCCTCGACGCTGCCTTCGTTGGCGTGCCGCTGGACATCGGCACTTCGCTGCGTCCCGGCACGCGTTTCGGGCCGCGCGACATCCGCACCGAATCGGTGATGATCCGCCCGTACAACATGGCCACCGGTGCCGCGCCGTTCGACTCGCTGTCGGTTGCCGACATCGGTGACGTGGCGATCAACACCTTCAACCTGCTCGACGCCGTGCGCATCATCGAAGAAGCCTACGACAACATTCTCGAGCACAACGTTGTTCCGATGACGCTGGGTGGCGACCACACCATCACTCTGCCGATCCTGCGCGCGATCCATAAAAAGCACGGCAAGGTTGGCCTGGTGCACATCGATGCCCACGCTGACGTCAACGACCACATGTTCGGCGAGAAAATCGCCCACGGCACCACGTTCCGTCGCGCCGTCGAAGAAGGTCTGCTCGATTGCGAGCGCGTGGTGCAGATCGGTTTGCGTGCACAGGGTTACACCGCCGACGACTTCAACTGGAGCCGCGACCAAGGCTTCCGCGTGGTCCAGGCCGAAGAGTGCTGGCACAAATCGCTGGCGCCACTGATGGCCGAAGTGCGCGAAAAAGTCGGCGGCGGTCCGGTCTATTTGAGTTTTGACATCGATGGCATCGACCCGGCCTGGGCGCCCGGCACCGGCACCCCGGAAATCGGTGGCCTGACCACCATTCAGGCGATTGAAATCATCCGTGGCTGTCAGGGCCTCGACCTGATCGGTTGCGATCTGGTAGAAGTCTCGCCCGCTTACGACACCACCGGCAACACCTCGCTGCTGGCCGCCAACCTGCTGTACGAAATGCTCTGCGTACTGCCTGGCGTGGTTCATCGCTGAGGGTCGGGTCATGCACGCACGTGATCAGGTTCTGCAAGCGGCCGCCGATCTGGTGTCCGCCTTCGCCCGTAACGATCGCGAAGCTTATTTCGGCGCGTTCAGCGCCGATGCAAGTTTCGTTTTCTACACCCTCGATCAGCCATTGCTGTCGCGCGATGCCTATCAGGCCTTGTGGGATAGCTGGCGTGCCGAGGACGGTTTCGAGGTGCTGTCGTGCACCTCGAGCAACGCCTTCGTCAGCCTGCAGGGTGACGTGGCGATTTTCATCCATGACGTGGCCACCGAGCTGCGCATGCAAGGGGAGCAACACTTCAGCCAGGAGCGCGAGACGATTGTTTTCCGCAAACAAGCGTCGAGCCTAGAACAACAAGGCCTATGGCTGGCCTGTCACGAACATTTGTCCGCAATGCCGGAAGGGCTGCCACCCCCTTAGCCAATGGTGACGCTCACGCACGATGAGCGCGCCTGATGATCGGAGCAGATCATGAATAACAACAACAACGAAAAAAGCCTTAGCAGCATCGAAACAAACGGGGTCGAACAGATCCCGGCTCATGAGCGCGACGCCCGACCCAGCGACTTGTTTCGCTTGATCTTCGGCGGCGC
Protein-coding sequences here:
- a CDS encoding YybH family protein, whose product is MHARDQVLQAAADLVSAFARNDREAYFGAFSADASFVFYTLDQPLLSRDAYQALWDSWRAEDGFEVLSCTSSNAFVSLQGDVAIFIHDVATELRMQGEQHFSQERETIVFRKQASSLEQQGLWLACHEHLSAMPEGLPPP
- a CDS encoding LysR family transcriptional regulator, which translates into the protein MANALPDLKLLRIFASVVRHQGFANAQQELNLSTSAISTYMSQLEAALGLVLCHRGRGGFSLTSKGELFHQETLRLLAELEGFEQYAAALKGELRGTLNLGVIDSTVSDKALPFAEAIGAYSQEHPAVHLHLSVMSPYELQLGVQDNRLDLAIGAFSTRMSGLVYMPLYREQHWLYCSSRHPLFNERRIPEQVITQQRMVGRGYWSQAELARHGFKHSAATVESMEAQLILVLSGAYIGYLPEHYAQAWADKGDLRVLLPATFGYQAPFSMIMRRGRSREPLIQTFRDLLKAQLNQA
- the speB gene encoding agmatinase is translated as MDKILHQPLGGNEMPRFGGIATMLRLPHVPTAAGLDAAFVGVPLDIGTSLRPGTRFGPRDIRTESVMIRPYNMATGAAPFDSLSVADIGDVAINTFNLLDAVRIIEEAYDNILEHNVVPMTLGGDHTITLPILRAIHKKHGKVGLVHIDAHADVNDHMFGEKIAHGTTFRRAVEEGLLDCERVVQIGLRAQGYTADDFNWSRDQGFRVVQAEECWHKSLAPLMAEVREKVGGGPVYLSFDIDGIDPAWAPGTGTPEIGGLTTIQAIEIIRGCQGLDLIGCDLVEVSPAYDTTGNTSLLAANLLYEMLCVLPGVVHR